The sequence below is a genomic window from Trichosurus vulpecula isolate mTriVul1 chromosome 5, mTriVul1.pri, whole genome shotgun sequence.
aaaataatcttcttagcGCATGAGTATGATTATGTTACTTACCCTTTCAAAAGctttcattggctccctattgcctataggataaaatacaaactcctcagcctcTCACTGAAGGCCCTTCAAAATCTGGTTTTATTTAGCCTTCCAGATCCATTTCCTGTTGCCCTGTTCACTCAGGCTTATGCTATAGCAAAACTGTATAGCTTGTTGTTCCCAGAATTGTACACCACAGATCCAGCCTCTGCATTTGCACAGGCCATTCTCCTTGCTTGGAATATGAGTCCTTTCTCATTTCCACTTTTCAGAATCCTtgtcattcaaagaaaataacTTGATTAAAagactactacatgccaggcattgtgccctGTGttagaaaatacaaagagaaaacaaaaacggTACCTGTGccaggaacttatattctgttgGGATATATGACAGGTACATGGATCAATACAAggcaatttgaggagggaaagaatcctAAAACTGGGGATCAAAAAAGATTTTGTGTAGAAAGTAGCACCTGATGAGCctagaaggaagctaggaattatAAGGGACAAATGAGAGCAGGGAATATATTGAAGACATGTGGGACAAGCTACGTGGAAGCATGGAAAGGAGAGGTGAGTGTAGAGTTTGGGGAATAGCTTCTATGGCTAGAAGACAGAGTGAGTTTCTTCAAATCTTGGTTCAGGTGCCACTTCttctgggaaatattttttacccAGATTGTATTTTCTCTTCAAACAGCCACATATTTCCCCACCAGGAATTTGGACTCCTCtggatgtcttttttttccattcaagacaTTTATTTTAACCAACAGTCCAATCCTTAAGATGAACTAGATGCTGCAGCAGCTGCTCTCTTGGGTTTGGGTGTTGTTCCTTCATGGAATCCATTCCTGAATCGGCGATAGACAATTTTTAGGTGCCTCATCTGACCAGTACCAGTAGTGTTGCGTTGCTTAGCTTTTGCACTCCAATTATACTTTCTCTTGCGTTTAGCAGGATATCCACATTTGCCACATGTTGACTTCTGAAGATGGTATGCCTTAGACCCGCAATGATGGCACAAAGCGTGCCTCTTATTCTGGCGCTTACCAAACGAAGACGTCCCCTTCGTCAACTTCCTCCAGCTGCCGGGACCAAAGAGAACCCTCCTCTGGATGTCTTGATCCTTACAGGTGTATTCTCACTTTATCTTACTGGGGCCCAGAACTCCAAGGTACTTCCTGGACTTCTCACCATTCCACTATGGAGTTACTCCCTGATTTTCACCACCCTTATATATGtagtcttccttcattagaatataacctCTTTGAGAATAGGGATTATCTTGATTTCTTGCATTTGCATCCCTAGCATCTTGCACAGTtatggcacatagtaaaggcttaatatctatccatccttctacgtatctatctatctatctatctatctatctctctatctatctataatatgcatatatgttgtaCTTCCCAGTAGAATACAAGTCCCTTGACAAAATAAGCTTAAAAAATTTAACCATAGAAGTTTTGAATCTGACCTGTTTTGATAGTTTTTGCATGAACCTAATTCTTTAACTGGTAGATATGGTAGAGTACTTACGTGAGTCTCATTTCTTATGAAGTTTCGAAGATCTCCATGTTTCATGTATGGCAGGACAACCAATGGAGACCCTTCGTTACGAAGGCAGATTCCCAAAAGTGAGAGGACATTGGGGTGACTAAAATCTTTCATGATGATCCCTTCAGTCAGAAA
It includes:
- the LOC118850066 gene encoding 60S ribosomal protein L37-like, with amino-acid sequence MQKLSKQDQDIQRRVLFGPGSWRKLTKGTSSFGKRQNKRHALCHHCGSKAYHLQKSTCGKCGYPAKRKRKYNWSAKAKQRNTTGTGQMRHLKIVYRRFRNGFHEGTTPKPKRAAAAASSSS